GATCTGCAACAAATTTTCCTGATGCTATGACTAATATAAGTACCAACCTAACCACACAAAGATAGCTTAAATAGGTACTACAAATTCTtctagataattattataaataatttatttgaactgaaacttcaaattattttttaataatataattattatttcatttcaatcttATGTAACAACTACAATAATAAATCATGTATTTTAGTTATCGCTGTGATAACGACGTCACTGTACTGTGTctatttgtaaattgtaaatcaTTGAGTAAAAAGGATCTTACGAACGTCATTGAtacacaacattttattttcgccCCTTTTAAGAAGTACACCTGTATCCCGAGACGTATAAAAAGCGTCCTTGGGACTATTGTTGATTCGAGGGTTTGCGCGCCAAGTGGCTGCCAAAATCGGCGCACGCGGCGATGCGCGGGAAACGAAGCGTCAGTCGTATAAAGTCGGCAAGCGCGCGCGCACGCCACCGTGTTTTAGGTTAGAATTGGCGCGGTTTCGCTGGCCAGGTGCACTCGCCGCCCCCGCTCGCACGCCGCGCTCCGTCTCTGTCTCGCTACCTGACAGCTGTTTTCTCTCGGGAGATTATTAGTCAGATGTTTCTGTGAACCAGTCGGTGCTCACCTGACGCGATACTATGGCAGCGGGCGGACGTACACCCAAGCAACGGAGGTTCGAGATAGCTTCTAGTATGGCTCTTAGAACCGCAAATACTCCTAGAAGGAGACGGGGTAGCTGCAAGTGTTTATTTGGAGCCCCGGATAGAGACGAAACAAGGCGTCTCATGGCGGAACAGTACGCTAGAGATAGAAAAAGATTCATCCGAAGATTCAACTTTGACGTCGAAACAGAATGCTCTTATAAGGGGAGTAAATTGGATTCGCCTGTTAAGTTTTGTGACGGAGATAAGGAAAATGGAAGTCCTAGGACGGGAGCAGAGGCATTAGCGTGTGTTGAAAACACTGATCTCCGGATGCTAGGGTCTCCTTCAAGACGCAGTGCTGGAAGCTCGCCAAGAACCCCGTCGAAGACTCCTAGAACTCCGAAGACTCCTCGTGCATCAAGGACTCCGAGGACCCC
This window of the Vanessa atalanta chromosome 21, ilVanAtal1.2, whole genome shotgun sequence genome carries:
- the LOC125072329 gene encoding uncharacterized protein LOC125072329, with amino-acid sequence MAAGGRTPKQRRFEIASSMALRTANTPRRRRGSCKCLFGAPDRDETRRLMAEQYARDRKRFIRRFNFDVETECSYKGSKLDSPVKFCDGDKENGSPRTGAEALACVENTDLRMLGSPSRRSAGSSPRTPSKTPRTPKTPRASRTPRTPRTPASRRQLQMTDYWTLRKHSDSASSDKEN